The following are from one region of the Acidobacteriota bacterium genome:
- a CDS encoding VCBS repeat-containing protein, with product MTQIRPSLRGYPIVLFLVALLGAIPFVSAEDGTAPGETPPLTLSTSTVVWGYDSALWANPDPAGSTITASWLHCESDGWWHHSEHFGVSPLGGSAFKAPVAIAAGRTLDLTRDWYATAFYTTASTGNVVEIRLEGGSKTIRLDAGNGLNAPRKYGDLVLVASDVDGVVEADDSYHDEILVLYNYIQDGVQSLRLTILSHALEVMATQEVSDANTKYLDGVCSDLTTGDVDGDGRREILVGTPAYFPQYAVIFSHLQAYRFLDGVLTAGAVGRSNHGGMYTQPVSLAAGDFNGDGIEDVIMSTSLPHNNPPYYLQVFTFDASLTPTPGLVIQVPFNAVDGWDSILTPDKYRVQLATAWFKDPGTADLYTKRQLVLASTQPHAKGNSAIDVRIDVLNFAGNWEIGSGHITFTSTDSTHYFQGVPDDIQPLPGNFEGTNNTVPFQDLGVFITQASNAPNGRQINFVACKVNPTTLIVGTPYMKWTELGALSSSFPSLGVARMDDGGRSILLGPPTQIIMQDVVTVDYTIEDPPKHVDYLPVNPQDREGEWECVFVSMFPEFSCMYSKEGENYSSHTEQSVSEGGAGLNAKIGADMEVKIHEVLAKETIDASLEASLGFAFQRSIDSADTTYHNYTYSLDQATDRDDIMQYKTRTYTIWRYPVYGYTALNPNTGQEAQGYYDVNYPPSSTATTFMAGLGCPDFYQPVHQNGNVLTYPLQSSSPYTNDLGEFTVPGSTEPLSQFLNDTSITYGVDGSEKNLKITWTGGASGETTQSWTENLSGDIDFKISFSTKMFGCLKAGIDGEIALQADGSWSQITTDENESSNTGGLSITVPAMHGLNSSQIYSFTPYVYFSKSGNNKVRHAVTIPGTSAWWVQHYNGLPDPGLNLPNHFQPIWNEYTDDWDEYEVDESDMGKRMRGLFLQTAEPAEATGEPMDVTHAVTDGTALTVTARVYNFSFKACATPFDVKFEYVPVNEADFESGPRVTIGTVRVPSMNPQEVKEVSVPWNTTGLGPASASMSNLYRIWVTVDAGNEVNANHPRGSVCDNKEGYWPWNGGLQIYGAAKAGGPVRLTSDAFFPKMRLGLRQTDGTLHTGWGTAPQGEWSKLGAVIHADVLDRRTLHVVFRDWVLFSDKAQKPLAYKLVQGVSWKGHDLGHVGHTNLDWRPLEPGVHFIRAEFANTSLPFSNLNFPFEDYGANLLVWVPSSHAAKDLDYVNAALDEVDAGWPWAAGAGVEEYVGQLRLTLEAIREEARTRLLADRRIQ from the coding sequence ATGACCCAGATTCGTCCATCCCTCCGGGGTTACCCGATCGTTCTCTTCCTGGTGGCCCTTCTCGGGGCAATTCCCTTTGTGAGCGCCGAGGATGGCACCGCCCCGGGCGAAACCCCTCCCCTCACCCTGTCCACCAGCACGGTGGTCTGGGGCTACGACAGCGCCCTGTGGGCCAACCCCGACCCCGCCGGTTCGACGATCACCGCGAGCTGGCTCCACTGCGAGTCGGACGGTTGGTGGCACCACTCGGAGCATTTCGGGGTCTCCCCCCTCGGCGGCAGCGCCTTCAAGGCCCCCGTGGCCATCGCCGCCGGCAGGACCCTCGACCTGACGCGGGACTGGTACGCCACGGCGTTCTACACGACGGCCTCGACCGGCAACGTGGTGGAGATTCGCCTCGAGGGCGGGTCGAAGACGATCCGTCTCGACGCGGGCAACGGTCTGAACGCCCCCCGAAAGTACGGCGACCTGGTCCTGGTGGCCTCCGACGTGGACGGGGTGGTGGAGGCCGACGACTCCTACCACGACGAAATCCTGGTCCTCTACAACTACATCCAGGACGGGGTGCAGTCGCTGCGGCTCACCATCCTGAGCCACGCGCTCGAGGTCATGGCCACCCAGGAGGTCTCCGACGCCAACACCAAGTACCTGGACGGCGTCTGTTCCGACCTGACCACGGGCGACGTGGACGGGGACGGGAGGCGGGAGATCCTGGTGGGCACCCCGGCTTACTTCCCCCAGTACGCGGTGATCTTCTCTCATCTCCAGGCCTACCGTTTCCTGGACGGCGTCCTGACGGCCGGCGCGGTGGGGCGCAGCAACCACGGCGGCATGTATACGCAGCCCGTCAGCCTGGCCGCAGGCGATTTCAACGGGGACGGCATCGAGGACGTCATCATGAGCACCTCCCTGCCGCACAACAATCCCCCCTACTACCTGCAGGTGTTCACCTTCGACGCCAGCTTGACACCGACCCCGGGGTTGGTCATCCAGGTCCCATTCAACGCGGTGGACGGTTGGGACAGTATCCTGACACCCGACAAGTACCGGGTCCAACTGGCCACGGCCTGGTTCAAGGACCCCGGGACCGCCGACCTTTACACCAAGCGGCAGCTGGTGCTTGCCTCCACCCAGCCGCACGCCAAGGGCAACTCGGCCATCGACGTCCGGATCGACGTTCTGAATTTCGCCGGCAACTGGGAGATCGGCAGCGGTCACATCACCTTTACCTCCACGGACTCAACCCACTACTTCCAGGGGGTCCCCGACGACATCCAGCCCCTGCCCGGCAACTTCGAGGGGACCAACAACACCGTGCCCTTCCAGGACCTCGGCGTGTTCATCACCCAGGCGTCCAACGCCCCCAACGGCCGGCAGATCAATTTCGTCGCCTGCAAGGTCAACCCGACCACCCTGATCGTCGGAACGCCCTACATGAAATGGACCGAGCTGGGCGCCTTGTCCAGTTCCTTCCCGTCCCTGGGCGTGGCGAGGATGGACGACGGGGGGCGCTCCATCCTCCTCGGCCCGCCTACCCAGATCATCATGCAGGACGTGGTGACCGTGGACTACACCATCGAGGACCCCCCCAAGCACGTCGATTACCTCCCGGTGAACCCCCAGGACCGGGAAGGGGAGTGGGAGTGCGTTTTCGTCAGCATGTTCCCCGAGTTCTCCTGCATGTACAGCAAGGAAGGGGAAAACTACTCCTCTCACACCGAGCAGAGCGTGTCCGAGGGCGGGGCGGGCCTGAACGCCAAGATCGGCGCCGACATGGAGGTGAAGATCCACGAAGTCCTGGCGAAGGAGACCATCGACGCCTCCTTGGAAGCGTCGCTGGGTTTCGCCTTCCAGCGGTCCATCGATTCGGCCGACACCACCTACCACAACTACACCTACAGCCTCGACCAGGCCACGGACCGGGACGACATCATGCAGTACAAGACCCGGACCTACACCATCTGGCGTTACCCCGTCTACGGCTACACGGCCCTCAACCCCAACACGGGCCAGGAAGCCCAGGGCTACTACGACGTGAACTACCCGCCTTCCTCCACCGCCACGACCTTCATGGCCGGCCTGGGGTGCCCGGACTTCTACCAGCCCGTCCACCAGAACGGCAACGTACTCACCTACCCGTTGCAGTCGTCCAGCCCCTACACCAACGACCTGGGCGAATTCACCGTGCCGGGTTCCACCGAGCCGCTGTCCCAGTTCCTCAACGACACCAGCATCACCTACGGCGTGGACGGCTCGGAAAAGAACCTGAAAATCACCTGGACCGGCGGCGCAAGCGGCGAGACGACCCAGTCGTGGACCGAAAACCTCAGCGGTGACATCGACTTCAAGATCTCCTTCTCGACGAAGATGTTCGGCTGCCTCAAGGCGGGCATCGACGGCGAGATCGCCCTCCAGGCCGACGGGAGCTGGTCCCAGATCACCACCGACGAGAACGAGTCCTCCAACACCGGCGGGCTGTCCATCACCGTCCCGGCCATGCACGGCCTGAACTCGAGCCAGATCTACTCTTTCACGCCCTACGTCTACTTCTCGAAGTCGGGGAACAACAAGGTCCGGCACGCCGTCACCATCCCCGGCACCTCGGCGTGGTGGGTTCAGCATTACAACGGCTTGCCCGACCCCGGCCTCAACCTTCCCAACCACTTCCAACCCATCTGGAACGAGTACACCGACGACTGGGACGAGTACGAGGTGGACGAGAGCGACATGGGCAAGCGCATGCGCGGGTTGTTCCTCCAGACCGCGGAGCCTGCGGAGGCGACGGGGGAGCCCATGGACGTGACCCACGCGGTGACGGACGGGACCGCCCTCACGGTGACGGCGCGGGTGTACAACTTCAGCTTCAAGGCGTGCGCCACCCCCTTCGACGTGAAGTTCGAGTACGTCCCGGTCAACGAGGCGGACTTCGAATCCGGCCCCCGGGTCACCATCGGGACGGTGCGCGTCCCGTCCATGAACCCCCAGGAGGTCAAGGAAGTCTCCGTCCCCTGGAACACCACGGGGCTGGGCCCCGCCAGCGCCAGCATGAGCAACCTGTACCGGATCTGGGTGACGGTGGACGCCGGGAACGAAGTTAACGCCAACCACCCGCGCGGGTCCGTCTGCGACAACAAGGAAGGGTACTGGCCCTGGAACGGCGGGCTGCAGATCTACGGCGCCGCCAAGGCCGGCGGCCCTGTCCGTCTCACGTCGGACGCGTTCTTCCCTAAGATGCGGCTGGGCCTGCGCCAGACGGACGGCACGCTCCACACCGGGTGGGGAACGGCCCCGCAAGGGGAGTGGAGCAAGCTGGGTGCCGTGATCCACGCCGACGTGCTGGACCGCCGGACCCTGCACGTGGTGTTCAGGGACTGGGTGCTCTTCTCGGACAAAGCCCAGAAACCCCTGGCGTACAAGCTGGTGCAGGGCGTCTCCTGGAAAGGGCACGACCTTGGCCACGTGGGGCACACCAACCTCGACTGGCGCCCCCTGGAGCCCGGGGTGCACTTCATCCGGGCCGAATTCGCCAACACCTCCCTCCCGTTCTCGAACCTGAACTTCCCCTTCGAGGACTACGGGGCGAATCTCCTGGTCTGGGTCCCCTCCAGCCACGCGGCGAAAGACCTGGACTACGTGAACGCGGCGCTGGACGAGGTGGACGCAGGGTGGCCCTGGGCTGCCGGGGCGGGGGTCGAGGAGTATGTCGGCCAGCTCCGGCTCACGCTGGAGGCGATCCGGGAGGAAGCCCGAACCCGGCTCCTCGCAGACCGCCGGATCCAGTAG